The Setaria italica strain Yugu1 chromosome IX, Setaria_italica_v2.0, whole genome shotgun sequence genome has a window encoding:
- the LOC101768386 gene encoding 3-oxo-Delta(4,5)-steroid 5-beta-reductase isoform X1, translated as MSWWWAGAVGTVRKRQDDLAAVSQSEQAFESVALVVGSTGIVGASLVDILLLPDTPGGPWKVYAISRRPLPPWSLPSSSSVTHIHVDLTDSAAAAEVLTPLIDITHVFYVAWTWRATEEENCEANSAMLRNVLSVVVPNCPALVHVSLQTGTRHYFGRLDSENCVHYPPYTEDMPRLDMPVFYYDQEDVLIDAVARRGGGAVSWSVHRPNIIFGFSPRCAINLVCSLCVYAAVCCKEGTPLRWPGSRGGWEGFITPSDADLVAEHHIWAGFDPMAKNEAFNCSNGDVCTWKKLWPILAGRFGLEWVGYEGEEKRLKLAEAMAGKEALWAEIVEENELVATHVSEVANWWVVDKSLDRYGLEWDILDSMNKSKEHGFLGFRNTFRSFNTCIDRLKAHKIVP; from the coding sequence ATGAGCTGGTGGTGGGCGGGCGCTGTCGGCACGGTCAGGAAGCGCCAggacgacctcgccgccgtgTCCCAGTCCGAGCAGGCCTTCGAGAGCGTggcgctcgtcgtcggctccaCCGGCATCGTGGGCGCCTCCCTCGTCGACATCCTCCTGCTGCCGGACACCCCAGGCGGGCCATGGAAGGTATATGCAATCTCCCGCCGTCCGCTCCCTCCTTGGTCCCTGCCGTCGTCTTCCTCCGTGACTCACATACACGTTGACCTCAccgactccgccgccgccgccgaggtccTCACGCCGCTCATCGACATCACCCACGTCTTCTACGTCGCCTGGACCTGGCGCGCCACGGAGGAGGAGAACTGCGAGGCCAACTCTGCCATGCTCCGCAACGTGCTCTCCGTCGTCGTCCCCAACTGCCCGGCGCTCGTCCACGTCAGCCTTCAGACGGGGACCAGGCACTACTTCGGCCGCCTCGACTCCGAGAACTGCGTCCACTACCCGCCCTACACCGAGGACATGCCGAGACTCGACATGCCCGTCTTCTACTACGACCAGGAGGACGTCCTCATCGACGCcgtcgcgcggcgcggcggcggggccgttAGCTGGTCTGTGCACCGCCCCAACATCATATTCGGCTTCTCCCCACGCTGCGCCATCAACCTCGTCTGCAGCCTCTGCGTCTACGCCGCAGTCTGCTGCAAGGAGGGAACCCCGCTGCGGTGGCCGGGGTCCCGTGGCGGCTGGGAGGGCTTCATCACCCCCTCCGACGCCGACCTCGTCGCGGAGCATCACATCTGGGCGGGCTTTGATCCCATGGCCAAGAACGAGGCGTTCAATTGCAGCAATGGCGATGTCTGCACGTGGAAGAAGCTGTGGCCGATACTCGCAGGACGCTTCGGGCTGGAGTGGGTCGGGTACGAGGGCGAGGAGAAGCGGTTGAAGCTGGCGGAGGCCATGGCCGGGAAGGAGGCGCTGTGGGCGGAGATCGTCGAGGAGAACGAGCTCGTGGCGACGCACGTCTCCGAGGTCGCCAACTGGTGGGTCGTCGACAAGTCGCTTGATCGGTATGGCCTCGAGTGGGATATCCTTGACAGCATGAACAAGAGCAAGGAGCATGGATTCCTCGGCTTCCGGAACACGTTCAGGTCCTTCAACACATGCATCGACAGGTTAAAGGCTCACAAGATTGTTCCATGA
- the LOC101768386 gene encoding 3-oxo-Delta(4,5)-steroid 5-beta-reductase isoform X2 has product MSWWWAGAVGTVRKRQDDLAAVSQSEQAFESVALVVGSTGIVGASLVDILLLPDTPGGPWKVLTPLIDITHVFYVAWTWRATEEENCEANSAMLRNVLSVVVPNCPALVHVSLQTGTRHYFGRLDSENCVHYPPYTEDMPRLDMPVFYYDQEDVLIDAVARRGGGAVSWSVHRPNIIFGFSPRCAINLVCSLCVYAAVCCKEGTPLRWPGSRGGWEGFITPSDADLVAEHHIWAGFDPMAKNEAFNCSNGDVCTWKKLWPILAGRFGLEWVGYEGEEKRLKLAEAMAGKEALWAEIVEENELVATHVSEVANWWVVDKSLDRYGLEWDILDSMNKSKEHGFLGFRNTFRSFNTCIDRLKAHKIVP; this is encoded by the exons ATGAGCTGGTGGTGGGCGGGCGCTGTCGGCACGGTCAGGAAGCGCCAggacgacctcgccgccgtgTCCCAGTCCGAGCAGGCCTTCGAGAGCGTggcgctcgtcgtcggctccaCCGGCATCGTGGGCGCCTCCCTCGTCGACATCCTCCTGCTGCCGGACACCCCAGGCGGGCCATGGAAG gtccTCACGCCGCTCATCGACATCACCCACGTCTTCTACGTCGCCTGGACCTGGCGCGCCACGGAGGAGGAGAACTGCGAGGCCAACTCTGCCATGCTCCGCAACGTGCTCTCCGTCGTCGTCCCCAACTGCCCGGCGCTCGTCCACGTCAGCCTTCAGACGGGGACCAGGCACTACTTCGGCCGCCTCGACTCCGAGAACTGCGTCCACTACCCGCCCTACACCGAGGACATGCCGAGACTCGACATGCCCGTCTTCTACTACGACCAGGAGGACGTCCTCATCGACGCcgtcgcgcggcgcggcggcggggccgttAGCTGGTCTGTGCACCGCCCCAACATCATATTCGGCTTCTCCCCACGCTGCGCCATCAACCTCGTCTGCAGCCTCTGCGTCTACGCCGCAGTCTGCTGCAAGGAGGGAACCCCGCTGCGGTGGCCGGGGTCCCGTGGCGGCTGGGAGGGCTTCATCACCCCCTCCGACGCCGACCTCGTCGCGGAGCATCACATCTGGGCGGGCTTTGATCCCATGGCCAAGAACGAGGCGTTCAATTGCAGCAATGGCGATGTCTGCACGTGGAAGAAGCTGTGGCCGATACTCGCAGGACGCTTCGGGCTGGAGTGGGTCGGGTACGAGGGCGAGGAGAAGCGGTTGAAGCTGGCGGAGGCCATGGCCGGGAAGGAGGCGCTGTGGGCGGAGATCGTCGAGGAGAACGAGCTCGTGGCGACGCACGTCTCCGAGGTCGCCAACTGGTGGGTCGTCGACAAGTCGCTTGATCGGTATGGCCTCGAGTGGGATATCCTTGACAGCATGAACAAGAGCAAGGAGCATGGATTCCTCGGCTTCCGGAACACGTTCAGGTCCTTCAACACATGCATCGACAGGTTAAAGGCTCACAAGATTGTTCCATGA